The Salvelinus namaycush isolate Seneca chromosome 37, SaNama_1.0, whole genome shotgun sequence sequence ccaaataaatgcttcagagttcaagtaacagacacatctcaacatcaactgttcagaggagactgcgtgaatcaggccttcgtggtcaaattgctgcaaagaaaccactgctaaaggacaacagtaagaagagacttgctcggGTCATGAAagatgagcaatggacattaaaccattatgtcctttggtctggagtccaaatttgagtttgtttggttccaactgccgtgtctttgagacgcagagtaggtgaacggatgatctccgcatgtgtggttcccaccttgaagcatggaggtcgtggtgtgatggtgctttgctggtgacactgtcagtgatttatttagaattcaaggcacagcatggctaccacagcattctacagccatacgtcatcccatctggtttgggcttagtggaactatcatttgttttaacaggacaatgaccgaaaacacacctccaggctgtgtaagggctacttgaccaaggagagtgatggagtgcatcaaatgacctggcctccacaatcacccgacctcaacccaattgagatggtttgggatgagttggacaacagagtgaaggaaaagcaggcaacaagtgctcagtggaaactcattcaagactgttggaaaagcattcctcatgaagctggttgagagaatgccaagaatgtgcaaagctgtcatcaaggcaaagggtggctactttgaagaatctaagacctaaaatatattttgattttttaaacacttttttagttactacattattccatatgtgttatttcatagttgtgatgtcttcactattatattgcaatgtagaaaatagtacaaataaaagaaaaacccttgaatgagtaggtgtccaacttttgactggtactgtatatataaattaaATTCTCACCATCTCTCTTGGAGTTGTGTTCTTCCCATTTGATTCTGCTCAACATGAGCCTCTTGAACTTCTTCTGGGCTTTGGGACCTGAGAGAACAGCACATGCATGCTCAGTCATGTAGTTAACTCTGGGGTAAAGAAGAACCCATTTACAGCAACAAGTCATAAGAAATGTTATGAGATTTTCATGAGTAATTCATGGTAATTAAATGCAACTTCAATGGTTCAGACTCAGTGAAAGTAGACCCCATTTAAAGAGACTAATATGGTCCCTCTCCCCTCacacccttccctccctccctccatccacccctctctcacctccctccaccaccaccatgttGACGTCTCGGTGTAGCACCACGGTGCCCGTCAGGTACAGCTGGTTGGCGTTAGCTTCCACCTTAAACTTCTTAGCCGGGTTGTGTAGGTTACGGATCCTGAGGGAAAGCGAGGGGGTGAGCGAGCAAGTACGAATGAGTAGGAAAGGCACACGGACACACTAAGCCGTAAATAGTTACATGTGCACAGAGACTTACCTAAACACTATAACATGCACACAAAACCTTATGCTATCCAGAGAATAACCCTAACTCACCTATAGACTGAGATGTGAACTCCAAGACTCAGGTCCTCTTTCAGCTTCTTCACcttcttctcttttctctgctcggTTGTGAGCTTCCGGGCTGCATTGGCCTCCTCATGGGCCCTgaggacaaacacacagacagctgGTTATGTAGTGAGAGATGTCATATGGGGAAGGGGAAAAAATGGTGAGCCAGGAAGTGGGTGAAATAGGAGCAGTGATAGATGGGAggcagaaaagagagaggagggggagagagagcgaggagaatGGGTTAATAGATGAGGGAGGGGTAAGAGAAAGAGGGGACAATACAGAGAGAAATGTGTAGTGGTTTGACTTACTTCTGTCTCTTGGCCATCTGTGCTCTGACGTGGGCCTCTACCTTAGTGGGATCCTGTACTGCCTCCGTACCCAGCACTCTCATCAGGTTAGAGATGCGCACTGACGGGACAAACACACTCAAGGTTAGAGATGCACTAAAACGGGGAGGAACACAGGCCTCTAACAGGACTACCACTCAGTAAAACGTTGAAGAGAAAAGCAGCATTACTTCAACAGCCCATGTCTCGATCCTACCTTTAGGTTCTGGGGGGGGCATGAGCCCCAGTCGGACCTTCTCCTGTAGCTCTTTCTGTCCCTCCCTGCGAGTCTGTCTCCTCAGCTTCTTCTGTTCCTTCTTAGTCAGGTACACTCCCAGAGTCACTCCTGGCTTGTCTGTGTccactggagagagggagaccaaCACTTAGAGCGgccttctcaaactgaacagtaGTCTACGCCTCTCGGTCAGGTTGTCAACAAGGCGGCACGACGCATCGTTCAGAAACATACATCTCTTTTACATCAAATATGTTTgaattttcaaactagttttcatCTGGAAGGCAGATAAAGGGTTTCCATCAAAACCAAACCCTTTGTCATGTGAAAACAGAATCCTAGTCATTACTCCACACGCTTAATTaggtcacttttgttttgagccgacttcGCCGTGGGCATTGAACATGTCCCCTGGGTCACACCTGAGCGGCAGCCCCGTTCCATATCGAACGCAGTCAACTTTCAGCCCATGCAAAACACGCCTACACGGGCGACCGGGTGAGATGAATCTAACCCCCTGACTAATATCCAGGAGCCCTTATTGGGACCTTGACATAAAAGTAACATCAAAGGGATGTGTGTGATTACCTGGGGGGCTGATCTGAGCAGGGTGCTCCACCAGGTTTGTGACTCCAAACAACTCCATCGCCACAAAATTGGTATCTGTGGatctgagagagaagagatgtgATCAGCACAACAAGAAATCTGGAAAATGGTGGAGAGAGGACTTTCATGACAATTCTTCAAAAGGTATACAACTTGGATATAGATGTTAGGATGACTAAAGTGGGGATTAAATGTGTAAAGACTCACAGGTCAATGTTGGAGGGGAGGATGTACGAGTCCCACCACTCAATGATGGGCACCTGCCCGTCCCCCAGCATCTTCTTGGGGGCAAAGAGGGCCAGCTTGGTGGAGGCCTGGATCCCCGTCTTCTTGGCTGCCTGGGCGATCTCTGTCTGCAGCTTCTCCAACTGGGCCTGGACAGAGGACGGAGGTGGTTTTGGTTGTTTCATTTCCATTTTGCAGTTAATGTTACACTCTACAAATAGTTTTTCCCTCTCTGTGGATTGATCAATTGTTGTGAAACACTTTCAAAATAATAAAAGGCTATGGTgagaggtggaaggtgacagGTCAGGGGTCAGATTTGGTACCTTAGTTCTGATCCTCTGGGCGATCTTCTCAAAGCGTCCCTGCTCGTGGAACTTGAAGCCCTTCTTGGCTCGCTGGGCGGGTGCTATGTTAACACGCCCATCAAAGTAGATAGTGGACTCCAGTTCCTCGCCAGGCTTCTCCTTCAACTGCTGACGGAACTGCTCCCTCTTCACCGCACGGATATTAGCTGTGGATGGAGAGAAGATGAATGAACACAGTCAGATATTAGCTGTGGATGGAGAGGAGATGAATGAACACAGTCAGATATTAGCTGTGGATGGAGAGGAGATGAATGAACACAGTCAGATATTAGCTGTGGATGGAGAGGAGATGAATGAACACAGTCAGATATTAGCTGTGGATGGAGAGGAGATGAATGAACACAGTCAGATATTAGCTGTGGATGGAGAGGAGATGAATGAACACAGTCAGATATTAGCTGTGGATGGAGAGGAGATGAATGAACACAGTCAGATATTAGCTGTGGATGGAGAGGAGATGAATGAACACAGTCAGATATTAGCTGTGGATGGAGAGGAGATGAATGAACACAGTCAGATATTAGCTGTGGATGGAGAGGAGATGAATGAACACAGTCAGATATTAGCTGTGGATGGAGAGGAGATGAATGAACACAGTCAGATATTAGCTGTGGATGGAGAGGAGATGAATGAACACAGTCAGATATTAGCTGTGGATGGAGAGGAGATGAATGAACACAGTCAGATATTAGCTGTGGATGGAGAGGAGATGAATGAACACAGTCAGATATTAGCTGTGGGTGGGGAGGAGATGAATGAACAGTCAGACAGGTGACTGAAGATCGGGGAATAGAGCATGCTGATTGTGACAGTAGAGGAGAGTGTTGTACCTTTGAGCGTGGGCATGCGGTGTGTTAGCTCCACCTCATTGCCGCTGGCATCCACGGTCCGACCCATATCATCCAGAATTAGAGGGGCCGGCTTGTTTGACTCACGGGCCTCCGCCACCTTCctacacccaacacacacacaaactcagatGACATACATGTGTTAAGCCTCCCTGTAGTATGACATGTATTTGTGGAAGTGTCTAAAGCCGGGTCTGTGGTGTATGCTATACTCACGGTGGTGCTATCCCCATGGCGTGTAGGTTGGCCAGCGCCACCAGGTTATGAGGTCCTCCAGTGTTCCCAATGGCTCCCAGTATACCAGGCTTCATGGCTAACTGCGACTGGATGCGGGCCTGCAGCTCTGCAGCCTTCCTAGCCTTCTCGATGGCATCGTTCATGAAAGTAGCTGCCTGGGAGGGAGCGATGGACGTGGCCGAGCCCGAGGAGGGGGCAGAGGAAGCAGGGAGAAAACGAGAGGCAAAAGGAGGGTCTGGCTGGGGAGTGGGCAGGGGCAGCCTCTGGAGGGGGACAAGAGATTGTGATCAGACAGTAACAACACGAGTCCACAATATCTGTCAGACATCTACACTTTTCATTTATAAGGAGGAGAAAAGCCAATCCttcaagagagggagagagtggaggaagatTAGTCTCACCTGCTGGGAAGACACTGGGACGAAGCTCAGctgtttcttcctctcctctatctgtctgGTGGCAGCCTCCATCATCTGTTTGatctgaggacagagagagagagagaaagaatgaacaCATTGATTCATTACACAAGGATCGTGACACGTCTGTATGTGAAGCAGGATCTTGGTACATGTGTTTTTTTATATGGGAAACAGTGTGTATGtgggtctctgtctgtgtgtgtgtgtgtgtgtgtggctacctGTATCTTAGTGAGCATGCCAGGGCTCTCAGTAGGGGGTGCAGGTAGGACCTCTGGTTCCTCCACCTCCTCGAAGCGGGGGACACGTTTCCTCTTCACCGGCACACCATCTCCTGCCTCAGGGACGTCCCGCCTCGCACCCACTTCCACCTCATCACCAAAGACATCCTGGGGGAACATCAGTAGGTGGCAATGGCCTGAGGCTTAGCCAGAGGCACAGCCAAGCAATTTAACCACTGCAATAATTTAAACAACCTCCTGGGGAATATCCACTCACTGTTTCCTGCTCCCAAGGGGAGATATGTATGACACTAACATAATAAAgatcaagccttgagacaattactTTCTGTAGATAAACGAGTTACTGAGTTGAAATCTCTGATAATAGTAGAACCTCACCTAGCCTATTGTTTACACCCATTCAATCCCTTCCGATATCTGTTCCATCTCCATGGTCTAAACATGTAGGTAGCTACTGGTTACAGGCTACAGGTTAATGTGTTCCATCTCTATGGTCTAGACATGTAGATAACCTGTAGGTTGTAACCAGTAGCTAACATGGAACGTGTggtacaacaacagcagcagtgtGTGGTGAGGTCTACCTTCAGGTCTCTCTTGCGGTTCCTCTCCCCAGCACCCTTGTTCCCACGGGAATTGCGGCTCTCCTCCAGGGCCTCAAATAGTCTCTCCACGAACCCACCGGCAGACTCATCCAGGAATGGACGCAGCTGGTCTGATGGGTCAAAGGTTAGGAGTCAAGGGTCAAATACAACATttaaagactgctgaacagttatcTCTTTGAGTCAGACCCACCAAAAAACAGACGTTCTGGAAAAATAGGCTAACAAAACAGACAGCATACAACACAGCTTTTCTGCCATCATTTCAGTGTAACATGTCACACACCAACTGCCCTCATAatccccctctcacacacacctgtggTCTTCCTCTTGTCCAGGCCCTTGCCTACACAGTGCAGGGCCGCAGTGACGACAGTAGGCTCAGAGAAACCCAGCACCTTCTTCACGGTCCGTTCCACCCAGGGCCGCAGCTCCTCCACCTCCCGTTTAGGAAGAGACATCGTCTACAACGCAATGGTTGTcggtaaacaaacaaacacacagaaacagacaaacttcTTAGCTAGCCAAGTAGCTAACGTTAACCTTAGTGGCATGGATAGACGATCAGCAAAGTTGACAAACAGACCAACGTCACGTTTATCTGCCCAGCTAACGTTAAGTTAGCTACTAAAAGTTATGGTTAGTTTGCTTGCCAAGTTAACAAACGCTTGCTGTTTTTGTTTCCCTTGCCTGTTCACATTTCACCTGTCAACACAGATTTTTGCCAGTGTTGGCTAACTAACTGGGACTCAACTactagctaacttgctagctatgtCTCAACTACTAGCTAGCATTGAACTCTTGTAGCAAGCTACAACAGTCTGATTCCCCCGTGCGGTGAGATCAACTTACCAACCAGACGATTTCGTCCTTAACAGGTAAATATATGCTCTTATATCAATTATATTCTAAAACGTTAATATTAAAAGATTGAAATACATAATAAATCCAAGCTGCTGTTAACAAACTTTCTGTTAGCGCGGCGTTCACACGACGTTCTGAATTCAGAACCCGGAAGCGGAAACACGTGAAGTATCTTCTTCGACTGTTAGTACTTGTTCGTTGTTGCCACCTATCGTAAATCAATCATAAAATCAACACGTGAATAATAGTTTTTAtttatctaactaggcaagtcagttaagaacacattctaattgacaatgacggcctaccaaaatgcctcctgcggggacgggggctgggattaaaaatgtacaataaaatataggacaaaacacatcacaagagagacaccacaacctCTAAACAAAGAGAGACCTAAAACAACAACAtggcatggcagcaacacatgaaaacacaacatggtagcagcacaaaacacggtacaaacattattgggcacagacgacagcacaaagggcaagaaggtagagacaacaatacatcacgcgaagcagccacaactgtcagaagCGTGTCCAAAATgtagtctttgaatgaagagattgcgATATAACGgcccagtttgagtgtttttgtgcagcttgttccagtcgctagctgctgCGAACTGatgaggagcgacccagggatgcgtgtgctttggggacctttaacagaatgtgactggcagaactggtgttgtatgtggaggatgagggctgcaataGGTTTCTTAGATGGGGGGCCTAAGATAACAAAAAGAGCCTATGCTGCAGGCAGAGTACTTTCATCAAAATACAGATTTTCCAGAGGTAGTCTACAATTTTACCACTCACCGTGCATTTGATACAGATGATTGTCTTGTTGTAACAGTCTGTCACTTGAGTACAAGAGTGTGTTCAGTTCGATTGAACCTTTGCTACGTTTCGTATAGATTTGTACTGAACCGCACGTTCCCCCAAAACGTTCAAATCAAATGTGTCACAttcttcgtaaacaacaggtgtggactaacagtgacatTCTttcttacgggcccttcccaacaatgcagagagaaataatagaaaattaaaacacgtaataatacaATTCATAATAGATACTCAATGGG is a genomic window containing:
- the LOC120031165 gene encoding U4/U6 small nuclear ribonucleoprotein Prp3-like; translated protein: MSLPKREVEELRPWVERTVKKVLGFSEPTVVTAALHCVGKGLDKRKTTDQLRPFLDESAGGFVERLFEALEESRNSRGNKGAGERNRKRDLKDVFGDEVEVGARRDVPEAGDGVPVKRKRVPRFEEVEEPEVLPAPPTESPGMLTKIQIKQMMEAATRQIEERKKQLSFVPVSSQQRLPLPTPQPDPPFASRFLPASSAPSSGSATSIAPSQAATFMNDAIEKARKAAELQARIQSQLAMKPGILGAIGNTGGPHNLVALANLHAMGIAPPKVAEARESNKPAPLILDDMGRTVDASGNEVELTHRMPTLKANIRAVKREQFRQQLKEKPGEELESTIYFDGRVNIAPAQRAKKGFKFHEQGRFEKIAQRIRTKAQLEKLQTEIAQAAKKTGIQASTKLALFAPKKMLGDGQVPIIEWWDSYILPSNIDLSTDTNFVAMELFGVTNLVEHPAQISPPVDTDKPGVTLGVYLTKKEQKKLRRQTRREGQKELQEKVRLGLMPPPEPKVRISNLMRVLGTEAVQDPTKVEAHVRAQMAKRQKAHEEANAARKLTTEQRKEKKVKKLKEDLSLGVHISVYRIRNLHNPAKKFKVEANANQLYLTGTVVLHRDVNMVVVEGGPKAQKKFKRLMLSRIKWEEHNSKRDDPDADDETKKNNRCSLVWEGTAKERNYGEIKFKQCPTENMAREHFKKHGTEHYWDLALSQSVLESTDD